A single Pseudomonadota bacterium DNA region contains:
- a CDS encoding P-II family nitrogen regulator, with amino-acid sequence MTSVNPNLITCIVQRGEADKVVKAAQEAGAEGATIYYGRGTGIREALGFRGRFIKPEKEIILIVVKGEQTDQVFEAVVKAARLEKKGKGFAFLHSIDRAVGFLEPENL; translated from the coding sequence ATGACCAGTGTTAATCCAAATTTGATCACATGCATTGTTCAGCGCGGCGAAGCGGACAAGGTTGTCAAGGCTGCCCAGGAGGCCGGTGCCGAAGGCGCGACGATTTATTACGGGCGCGGTACCGGTATCCGGGAAGCTCTTGGTTTCAGGGGGAGATTTATAAAACCTGAAAAGGAAATAATTCTGATTGTCGTCAAGGGCGAGCAGACCGATCAGGTTTTTGAAGCAGTGGTCAAGGCGGCGCGTCTTGAGAAGAAAGGCAAGGGTTTTGCTTTCCTGCACAGCATCGACCGAGCGGTTGGTTTTCTTGAGCCTGAAAATTTATAG